The proteins below come from a single Saccharophagus degradans 2-40 genomic window:
- a CDS encoding DUF4303 domain-containing protein has protein sequence MEPIKKDELVEALVSAAIPSVENFFKEHAGERFFGLAVEILAEEGYFHVGASSEESFQSTIDSYSKSGESMEEIMGEGIRWNNQEWQYFDLNYDCMIWQEKWKSTLEKLNKYKEHMRNLTDSEWDAAQEEFSALFQSAGEEAYRQIIDSGVLNSVTKTHDFRSWVFEHHDVF, from the coding sequence ATGGAACCAATTAAAAAGGATGAATTGGTAGAAGCACTAGTAAGTGCTGCAATTCCAAGTGTTGAAAACTTTTTCAAGGAACATGCTGGCGAAAGGTTCTTTGGTCTCGCGGTAGAGATACTTGCGGAGGAAGGCTACTTTCATGTAGGTGCTAGCTCCGAGGAATCCTTCCAATCAACTATTGATTCATATTCTAAGTCCGGAGAATCAATGGAGGAGATAATGGGAGAAGGTATTCGCTGGAATAACCAAGAGTGGCAGTATTTTGATCTAAATTACGACTGCATGATTTGGCAAGAAAAATGGAAATCTACGCTAGAGAAGCTCAATAAATACAAAGAGCATATGCGTAACCTCACTGATTCGGAGTGGGATGCAGCACAGGAGGAGTTTAGTGCACTATTTCAAAGCGCAGGAGAGGAGGCTTATCGCCAGATAATCGACTCCGGTGTGCTAAATAGCGTAACAAAAACTCACGACTTTAGATCTTGGGTTTTCGAGCACCACGATGTTTTTTAA
- a CDS encoding DUF2971 domain-containing protein: MEHPEVKKLYKYRAFNEFSLRMLVNREMWVAKPASFNDPFDCALTPGNPKTTADQLHQLSNLIRELYEPEEAEKQIREIVERNHLKPVEEVEDKSIEKHMLEARESGVFSLSEKNDDILMWSHYANNHTGFCIEFERKDVKSNFLSHFMCRKVEYTVEYPNLHRIIDLLDVNLFTKADGWKYESEWRLVTKQGNTTLPLPAPITAIYFGLRSSDDSIKTVKNIFSNEQIEFYRASRKQGEFAIEFMGI; encoded by the coding sequence ATGGAACATCCCGAAGTTAAGAAACTTTATAAGTATCGTGCGTTCAACGAATTCTCATTGAGAATGCTTGTAAATCGAGAAATGTGGGTTGCGAAACCAGCAAGCTTCAATGACCCTTTTGATTGCGCCTTAACCCCTGGAAATCCGAAGACCACTGCTGATCAACTGCATCAGTTGAGTAATCTTATTAGAGAGCTTTATGAGCCTGAAGAAGCCGAGAAGCAAATTAGAGAGATTGTTGAGAGGAATCATCTTAAACCCGTCGAGGAAGTGGAAGATAAATCCATCGAAAAACATATGCTTGAGGCGAGAGAATCGGGCGTATTCTCGTTAAGTGAAAAAAATGATGACATACTTATGTGGTCGCACTATGCGAACAATCATACTGGCTTTTGTATCGAATTTGAGAGAAAGGATGTTAAGAGTAATTTTCTAAGCCATTTTATGTGTAGAAAGGTTGAATATACTGTTGAGTATCCGAACCTACATCGGATCATAGATTTACTGGATGTTAATTTATTTACTAAAGCTGACGGCTGGAAGTACGAATCTGAATGGAGGCTTGTGACTAAACAAGGAAATACTACCCTACCTCTACCAGCACCAATTACAGCCATATACTTTGGTCTTCGCTCTAGCGATGACAGTATCAAAACAGTAAAAAATATCTTCTCAAATGAACAAATCGAATTTTATAGAGCAAGCCGTAAACAAGGGGAGTTTGCAATTGAATTCATGGGAATCTAA